The following coding sequences are from one Paenibacillus sp. JDR-2 window:
- a CDS encoding ADP-ribosylglycohydrolase family protein produces the protein MMRNRILGGLFGVAVGDALGGTTEFMSEAEIRRKHGWLEEIVGGGVWQLEAGEITDDTAMTIAVARGILRNPQDPIEAIGEYFMAWKATDPKDIGNIIRTVLGLYDGSWPEAARKAGKLLGGKTAGNGTLMRCLPVALAYGDAALMEEITRRQSEMTHEDPLAAEACLIYNRIAARLLEGEQLTAAIRAEITGNRYEQLLSGAVPASPPDGFVVHTMEWVVHHLLVAESYGDAVQRAANKGGDSDTIGAIAGGLAGIYSGYDGIPSKYTDKILLRHELMELGDSLLALRESERV, from the coding sequence ATGATGAGGAACCGAATTCTGGGCGGTTTGTTTGGGGTTGCGGTTGGCGATGCGCTCGGCGGAACAACGGAGTTTATGAGCGAAGCGGAAATCCGGCGCAAGCACGGCTGGCTGGAAGAGATCGTTGGCGGAGGCGTCTGGCAGCTTGAAGCCGGAGAGATTACGGATGATACGGCGATGACGATAGCGGTAGCAAGAGGTATTTTGCGCAATCCGCAGGATCCGATTGAGGCGATCGGGGAGTATTTTATGGCGTGGAAGGCTACCGATCCGAAGGATATCGGCAATATCATCCGGACGGTATTGGGTCTCTATGACGGAAGCTGGCCGGAGGCGGCGAGAAAGGCTGGTAAGTTGCTTGGCGGAAAAACGGCGGGGAACGGAACGTTGATGCGTTGTTTGCCAGTTGCTCTTGCTTATGGGGATGCGGCTTTGATGGAAGAGATAACGAGACGTCAGTCGGAGATGACGCATGAGGATCCGCTGGCGGCGGAAGCTTGTCTCATCTATAACCGGATTGCCGCTCGACTGCTGGAAGGCGAACAGCTGACTGCGGCCATCCGCGCCGAAATAACCGGAAACCGTTATGAACAGCTACTGAGCGGTGCCGTGCCGGCCTCTCCGCCGGACGGATTTGTTGTTCACACGATGGAATGGGTTGTCCATCATCTGCTTGTGGCAGAGAGTTACGGCGATGCGGTGCAGCGTGCTGCCAACAAAGGCGGCGATTCCGATACCATTGGCGCCATCGCAGGCGGACTTGCCGGTATTTACTCGGGATACGACGGGATTCCGTCCAAGTATACGGATAAAATCCTGCTGAGGCACGAGCTCATGGAGCTGGGAGACTCACTTCTCGCATTGCGGGAAAGTGAGAGGGTGTAG